TCATAATTTATTAGAATAAAACGAGTTGCAATCTGAGAAGTAGCAAAAATATGGTAAATTTTATTGTATCAAAGAGATATTTTGCTCCCAAAATTCCAGTAAAACAATAAAGAAGCAAGTCACCCTACTTCAATTTTGTAGAGTGCCTTGCTTTTTTCCAGAAGTTTAGCTTCAAATCTCTCAAAACGTTTCTTTTTCAGTCTTGCCAGATATAATAATAGATGTCACTAATTCCGTGTAATTCGTTATGTTTTTATGTTACAATATCAAAAAATGAAGCTCTTTAAATGAGAAAGAATTATTTTGTAAAGATAGTGAAATACATAAAGAAAGTATATAAAATTGAAAATGCTAAATAATAAGATATCAGAAATACATCTGCTCATAGTAGGGTAAATTGCATTGGGATCTTTTACTCTTGATTTTATAGGTATTATAATCTTGTTATTTAGGTCATAATTATGGTATAATTAACTCACAGATATAAAGGAGATGAGATTATGCCTCAGATAATTCCAATTAGAGACTTAAAAAAAACTAAAGAACTTTCAGAGATATGTCGTGAAACTAATGAACCAGTTTTTATAACTAAAAATGGATATGGTGATATGGTTATTATGAGTATGGAAACCTATGAAAAAAACATGTTAATGAATGATGTTTACAGAAAATTAGAAGAAGCAGAGAAATCAATTAGTAAAGGTGAAGTAATAGATGGATTTGAATCTATTAAAAAATTGAGAGAAAAATATGCCTTATAAGATTATTGTTTCAAAAGAAGTTTATAAGGATATAGATGATATCATTCATTATATTGCAGTAGAACTTGTTAACCCTAAAGCAGCAAAAACTTTTCTCGATGATGTTGAGATAAGTTATGAAGCTCTTGTAAATAATCCGTACATTTATAGCTTGTGTAATGATGCAAGACTTTGCAAAGAATCTTATAGGAAAATTGCTATTAAGAATTATCTTATAATATATCGTATTATTAATGAAGAAAAGTCTGTTATTGTACTTAGGATAATATATGGTGGCAGAAACTATACTGAGCTTATATAACAATTGTTAATGTAGTTATTTTAATTTTAAAATAGTATTTTGCGTAAAGGTTCAATTTCCAATTTAAAGCAGACCCCCCGGAGTTAAAGGGGGCTCTGCTTTTACGCAAAACCCCTATATTCTGCATATAATTATCACACTTTCTTGCCAACACACACGTTGAAACAGTCGTGTTGATAGAGATGAAATAAGTTGATATCAAAGGGTTTTAATGTTTAAAGTTGAATATGAAAGTGGTGTTATATATTCCCTCAAACTGAACTGACCTCTGTCAAGTAGACAGTGTAAAAAAATAAAAGTATTAGCTTGCTAAGGCTTGATTTCGATATTCAATCGGAGTTAAGCCTTTTAGTTTTTTCTGCAATCGTATAGTGTTATAAAATTCAATATATTCGTGGATTGCTTTTTCTAATTCCTTGATACTATTAAACTTATTAGATAGTAAAATATGGAATAACTGATGGAACAACCACTATTTTGATGATATAAACTAATAGTTATAAAAAAGAACAGTAATAAGAAATGAAATATTAGATTATAAATTATTTTAAAGAAATCAATTTGAATGTTCGATAGGAAATGATTTAGTTATACAAGGGGGGTAATAAAAAGTATTTTTATGAAAAATATGGCAAAATTATAGATTTTTATGTATAATAATTTTGTCAAGGTGTATTATTTTGATAAAGGGGGAGGAAAATTGATTTCTTTACAAGAGGAATTGAAAAAATTCAAAAAAAAATCAATAAATATAAATGAACAACCGTTAAATGATTTGTACGAACCTTTAATGCAAGTCGAAAATAAAATAAGTAACATTGATAAAATTAGTAAAAAAAATACAATAACTATGGAGCTGTTAAGAGAAGAGTTGGAAGGTAAAAACAGCAAGATTAATTCATTGAAAAGAGAATTGGCTAATGAAGAAAATAAGGGGCAAAAATTTGCCAAAAAGGTTTTAATAATACTAGATCAAATAGATAGTATTTATCGGTTTGCAATACAATCTCAAAATGAAGCTTTAATCAATAACTTAAATAGTGTAATGAAAATTATAAGAAAGGAATTGAGAGAGTTATCATTTGAAGAAATACCAACAGTAGGAGAAATATTTAATTCAGAATTACATGAATGTATTGAAGCTGTTGATGATAATGAAAAAAATAAATATGAAATTATTGATGTTATTAAAAAAGGTTATACGCTTAATGGAAAAGTTATAAGAACAGCAGCTGTAATTGCAGTTAAATAAATATTAAGGGATTAGGAGTAATTATATATGGGTAGAATAATTGGAATTGATTTGGGAACTACAACATTTGAAATTGCATACATTAAAAATGGCAAGCCAGAGATTATAGTAAATGACTTAGGATCTAGAATAACACCTTCAGTAGTGGGGCTTACGGATGATAATGAAATAATTATAGGATCATCACCAAAGAGACAAGCTGTATTAAAGCCAGAAAGAACTGTAATGGAAGTAAAAAGATTAATGGGAAGTAGTGAAAAAGTTACTCTTGGAGAAAAAGAATTTTCACCCCAACAAATATCAGCTATGATTTTAGAAAAATCTAAGAAATATGCTGAAGACTATTTAGGAGAAGTAGTAACAGAAGCAGTAATAACTGTGCCAGCAAACTTTAATGACCTACAAAGGCAAGCAACAAAAGAAGCAGGAGCGCTGGCCGGATTAAAGGTAGAAAGGATTATAAATGAACCCACCGCTGCTGCACTTGCATATGGGATTAATAATTTAGAAAGTGAAGAAAAGGTGCTAGTGTATGATTTAGGTGGTGGTACATTTGATGTTACTATTCTTGAATTATTTGAGGGAGTACTAGATGTAAAAGCTAGTAGGGGAAATAATATGCTTGGGGGTAAAGATTTTGATGAAAGAATAGAAAACTATATTATAAAAGATTTCAAGAAAAAACATGGTATAGACTTAAGCGGTAATAAAAAGACAATGGCAAGAATAAAAGATGCAGCTGAAAGAGCTAAGATTGAATTATCAAGTATTGACGTAACTGATATAGAATTGCCTTTTGTTGCTATTGATGAAAATCAAAATCCACTAGAAATTAATATTAAACTAACTAGAAATAAATTTGAAGAACTTATCATGGATTTGGTAGAATCTACGGATAAAGAAATTCAAGATGCCCTTATAGCTTCAGGATACAATGAAGAAGATATTGATGTTGTATTAGCTGTAGGGGGATCAAGTAGAATACCTTGTGTAAAACGATTATTGAATACAAAATTTAATAATAAGATAAAAACAGATATAAACCCAGATGAAGCTGTGGCATTAGGTGCAGCAGTACAAGCAGGAATTAAAAATGATGAAATTAGTTCTGAGGACAGTGTTTTAATAACAGATGTGTGTAGGTATACATTAGGGACAAATGTTGTTGCAGATGTTGGGAATGGTAGATTGATGTCAGGTATTTTTGATCCTATTATAATGAGGGATAGCAAAATACCCTGTACAGCAAAGAAAACATATTACACTATGCATTATAATCAAACTAGTGTAGACGTTGATGTATATCAAGGAGAGGCCAAATTAGTAATAGAAAATACAAAGATAGGAGAATTTGTGTTAGAAGGAATTCCAGAAGCTCCGGCAGGAGAAGAAGCTATAGAAGTAGCTTTTACCTATAATTTGAATGGTATACTAGAAGTAACAGCTAAAATATTAAGTAATCAAAAATCTATAAGTAAAATAATTGATACACAAAGTATAAATAAAGAAACTACTTTATTATTTGAAGAATTGAATTTAGATAAATGGAAAGAGTGTAAGTTAGCCCCTAAGGTTAAAAGTACAATAAGTTTATATGAAATAAAGCAAGAAAAGATAAATGAGACAGATTTGAAAAAGATACAAAAGGTTTTAAATAAACTTAAAAAAGCAGTAATAGATAATGACGAGGAATTAGTTGAAAAGTATGATGAGGAATTAACGGATTTGCTTTTTGACATTCATTAAAATATGAGGTGTCTTTTGGGAGTAATAAAATGAACAATTTAATTGAAATATCAAATATTTATTATACTAAAGCATTAGAACTTATAAAACACAATAAAATTTCACAAGCGGTTGACTTAATTCATATATGCTTAAAATATTGTGCCAAGGATGTGCAAGCTTTAAATTTAATGGGCATCTGTCAATATATGCTTTGTGATTTTGACAAAGCTTACTTTTATTGGTCTAAAAGTGTAGCATTTGACAATGAAAATAACAGGGCGAATTATTATTTAGATACTCTTAATAGTGATAGTTTTAAGAAGGTTATTAAAAAATATAATTCTGCAATTGATAATATTAATAATTTTAAATACAAAGATGCAATAAGTATTTTAAAAGAAATTAAAAAAGAAAATGAAGAATTAATTGAACCTTATGTTATATTGGGACTTTGTTATTATGAATTAAATGAATATAGCAAAGCAAAGGAACATATTCAATATGCTCTTACAATGGACAAAGATAATTATAAGTATTTATTGTACTTAAATGAAATCAATTGCAAAGATGTATT
The nucleotide sequence above comes from Natranaerovirga pectinivora. Encoded proteins:
- a CDS encoding nucleotide exchange factor GrpE: MISLQEELKKFKKKSININEQPLNDLYEPLMQVENKISNIDKISKKNTITMELLREELEGKNSKINSLKRELANEENKGQKFAKKVLIILDQIDSIYRFAIQSQNEALINNLNSVMKIIRKELRELSFEEIPTVGEIFNSELHECIEAVDDNEKNKYEIIDVIKKGYTLNGKVIRTAAVIAVK
- a CDS encoding Hsp70 family protein encodes the protein MGRIIGIDLGTTTFEIAYIKNGKPEIIVNDLGSRITPSVVGLTDDNEIIIGSSPKRQAVLKPERTVMEVKRLMGSSEKVTLGEKEFSPQQISAMILEKSKKYAEDYLGEVVTEAVITVPANFNDLQRQATKEAGALAGLKVERIINEPTAAALAYGINNLESEEKVLVYDLGGGTFDVTILELFEGVLDVKASRGNNMLGGKDFDERIENYIIKDFKKKHGIDLSGNKKTMARIKDAAERAKIELSSIDVTDIELPFVAIDENQNPLEINIKLTRNKFEELIMDLVESTDKEIQDALIASGYNEEDIDVVLAVGGSSRIPCVKRLLNTKFNNKIKTDINPDEAVALGAAVQAGIKNDEISSEDSVLITDVCRYTLGTNVVADVGNGRLMSGIFDPIIMRDSKIPCTAKKTYYTMHYNQTSVDVDVYQGEAKLVIENTKIGEFVLEGIPEAPAGEEAIEVAFTYNLNGILEVTAKILSNQKSISKIIDTQSINKETTLLFEELNLDKWKECKLAPKVKSTISLYEIKQEKINETDLKKIQKVLNKLKKAVIDNDEELVEKYDEELTDLLFDIH
- a CDS encoding type II toxin-antitoxin system RelE/ParE family toxin is translated as MPYKIIVSKEVYKDIDDIIHYIAVELVNPKAAKTFLDDVEISYEALVNNPYIYSLCNDARLCKESYRKIAIKNYLIIYRIINEEKSVIVLRIIYGGRNYTELI
- a CDS encoding type II toxin-antitoxin system prevent-host-death family antitoxin; protein product: MPQIIPIRDLKKTKELSEICRETNEPVFITKNGYGDMVIMSMETYEKNMLMNDVYRKLEEAEKSISKGEVIDGFESIKKLREKYAL